In Megalopta genalis isolate 19385.01 chromosome 7, iyMegGena1_principal, whole genome shotgun sequence, a single window of DNA contains:
- the LOC117229331 gene encoding LOW QUALITY PROTEIN: uncharacterized protein LOC117229331 (The sequence of the model RefSeq protein was modified relative to this genomic sequence to represent the inferred CDS: substituted 2 bases at 2 genomic stop codons): MNTPNLKHVVTFDERCKEGKSRTNLSMGSRGVGDIPTIFHPQQTHTSNIILGDNQQNHGPQSGQVTHDNPGCEQQQGCSVSSGCGDSAPSCRTLETTGSGGIAEGTGGSQGHISQIQVQQHMSAPSVTYQQRSNSLSACYASCCAESAKKIYFGVCVTICVTASWVGATHCIKYLYFNKLDSSSYLLSSNSSVTGLHQQHVCSFVLLFFXLNCFXYILLFQTVPYNAPFFTTWFCTNWEILYYPIYFICQAARIKCNTPSEIIAENLRGFRDKGFTGGRFLSRCSLFCGLWVVTNYMYIYSLRILLATDVMALFATNVSCVYLLSWVILHEQFVGVRIVAVILCNTGIALFAYMDGITGSPTLGGVVLATSAAAGSAVYKVLFKKVLGETTFGQMSLFFSLIGLCNAMLLWPICLALYFTGVESVHWERLPWTALLLASILHLVANMLGNFSIALTYDLFITLGLITAVPVSAALDVVLYGAHFVGMKLAGMIFIAVGFFLVMFPDNWPDYITRLLRNIVLMSHSSSTTGTQQHRSNVARSRCSSMQQRQYRLRSYGVSSAHGDGQMLLPINNINRNQSNGSQGEQPTTTTMPMMSTTSTTTSITTLNLTHRHNNSSQQNNTVFEPQPRRLPSSISFTTTTSTSTSTPISTPIATSTFITTKSHQRSHLPGLQRQ, from the exons ATGAATACACCGAATTTGAAGCATGTCGTAACCTTCGACGAAAGATGTAAGGAAGGTAAGTCAAG AACAAACTTAAGCATGGGTAGCAGAGGAGTCGGAGACATTCCAACAATATTTCATCCTCAACAAACTCATACTTCAAATATCATTCTTGGTGACAATCAGCAGAACCATGGTCCCCAAAGCGGCCAAGTTACTCATGATAATCCTG GATGTGAACAGCAACAAGGATGCAGCGTCAGCAGTGGTTGCGGCGATTCTGCACCAAGTTGTCGTACTTTGGAGACAACCGGAAGTGGAGGAATCGCCGAAGGAACTGGTGGCAGCCAGGGGCATATCAGTCAAATACAAGTCCAACAGCATATGTCTGCACCTTCTGTTACGTATCAACAAAGATCTAATTCTCTCTCAGCTTGCTACGCTTCCTGTTGTGCTGAGTCCGCAAAAAAG ATATATTTTGGAGTGTGTGTAACCATATGCGTCACAGCAAGCTGGGTCGGTGCGACACattgtattaaatatttatatttcaacaAACTTGACAGTTCCAGCTACTTATTATCTTCGAACTCATCAGTGACGGGGCTACATCAGCAGCATGTATGTTCGTTCGTTCTTCTCTTCTTCTGATTAAACTGTTTCTGatacattttattatttcagaCGGTTCCATACAACGCACCCTTCTTCACAACATGGTTCTGCACGAACTGGGAAATCCTCTATTACCCCATTTACTTCATTTGCCAAGCGGCGAGAATCAAATGCAACACTCCATCCGAGATCATCGCAGAAAATCTGCGTGGATTCCGCGACAAAGGGTTCACCGGCGGACGTTTCTTGAGTAGATGTAGCTTATTCTGTGGACTTTGGGTGGTTACAAATTACATGTACATTTACTCGCTCAGAATATTGTTAGCTACCGATGTGATGGCTCTTTTCGCGACAAACGTGTCCTGCGTTTATTTGTTATCATGGGTTATTCTTCACGAACAATTCGTTGGTGTAAGG ATAGTAGCAGTAATTTTGTGCAACACTGGGATTGCACTTTTTGCGTACATGGATGGAATAACCGGAAGTCCAACCTTAGGAGGTGTTGTTCTAGCAACGTCCGCAGCAGCTGGTTCTGCTGTTTATAAG GTGCTGTTCAAAAAAGTTCTAGGAGAAACGACATTCGGACAAATGTCTCTGTTCTTTTCACTTATCGGATTGTGCAATGCGATGCTGTTATGGCCAATTTGTTTGGCTCTGTACTTTACGGGGGTCGAGAGTGTGCATTGGGAACGGTTACCATGGACAGCATTACTTCTAGCTAGCATTCTCCATTTAG TTGCAAATATGCTTGGCAACTTCAGTATTGCTCTGACATATGATCTGTTTATCACTCTGGGATTAATCACAGCTGTACCTGTGTCTGCTG CGCTAGATGTTGTTTTATATGGAGCCCATTTTGTGGGTATGAAACTAGCAGGGATGATTTTCATAGCAGTTGGCTTCTTCCTTGTGATGTTTCCGGACAATTGGCCCGATTATATAACCAGATTACTTCG AAACATAGTCCTCATGAGTCACAGTTCGAG TACCACGGGCACCCAGCAGCACAGGAGCAATGTTGCTAGAAGCCGATGTTCCTCGATGCAACAACGGCAATATCGGCTAAGAAGCTACGGGGTCTCGTCGGCCCATGGTGACGGGCAAATGCTGCTACCGATTAACAACATTAACAGGAATCAGAGTAACGGGAGCCAAGGTGAACAACCGACCACAACGACGATGCCGATGATGTCCACGACCTCGACGACAACCTCCATCACCACCTTGAACCTAACCCACCGGCACAATAACTCGTCCCAACAGAACAACACGGTTTTCGAACCCCAACCTCGACGTCTCCCTAGTTCCATTTCGTTCACGACCACGACCTCAACCTCGACCTCGACCCCGATATCGACCCCAATCGCGACCTCAACCTTCATCACGACGAAAAGTCATCAACGTTCCCATCTTCCTGGCCTACAGAGGCAATAA
- the LOC117229831 gene encoding glutathione S-transferase D5-like has product MQFLCTCTYRQYLSDKYDTDGKLYPKDTKARVIVNHRLCFNLAMYYHNISEYVVRIQSIISLIILTDTLTIADFPLITATLCLEAIDFKLNQWPRIQKWYNNFKIKHPELWKIAESGMEEI; this is encoded by the exons ATGCAATTTCTTTGTACATGTACATATCGGCAATATCTGAGTGATAAGTACGATACAGATGGTAAACTGTATCCAAAAGATACAAAGGCAAGAGTGATTGTCAATCATCGTTTGTGCTTCAATTTGGCCATGTATTATCACAACATTTCTGAATACGTGGTACGTATCCAGTCTATAATAagctta attattcttaCAGACACATTGACTATCGCTGATTTCCCACTGATCACCGCCACTCTGTGTCTAGAAGCAATcgatttcaaattaaatcaaTGGCCTCGTATACAAAAATGGTAcaataatttcaaaataaaacatcCAGAGTTATGGAAAATCGCTGAGTCAGGCATGGAAGAAATTTga
- the LOC117229422 gene encoding LOW QUALITY PROTEIN: putative ATP-dependent RNA helicase pitchoune (The sequence of the model RefSeq protein was modified relative to this genomic sequence to represent the inferred CDS: inserted 1 base in 1 codon), with protein MSVPEKVLMRKIRKREKKKLQILKEREKQARNEDEMELSNGFEQHSANNTPKKKKRKKTEADVPPGTDDKNENKETADLPGSAIGYDITNDTSFKVLETLVCDNTLKAIHDMGFRNMTEIQAKAIPPLLEGRDLVGAAKTGSGKTLAFLIPAIELIYKLKFMPRNGTGCVIISPTRELSMQTFGVLKELMKYHYHTYGLLMGGANRQTEAQKLSKGINIVVATPGRLLDHLQNTTDFLFKNLQCLVIDEADRILDIGFEEELKQIINILPKKRQTMLFSATQTRKTEMLTTLALKKKPIYVGVDDDKDKATVEGLEQGYVCCPSEKRFLLLFTFLKKNRKKKVMVFFSSCMSVKYHNELLNYIDLPVLSIHGKQKQTKRTTTFFQFCNATSGILLCTDVAARGLDIPAVDWIIQYDPPDDPKEYIHRVGRTARGEGSSGHALLILRPEELGFLRYLKQAKVPVNEFDFSWNKIADIQLQLEKLISKNYFLNMSAKEAFKAYVRAYDSHHLKQIFDIETLDLAKVAKSFGFLVPPAIDLKVSVSKNSRLRYRXIRDGYGYFKAMNNLGSEKKLHRSKTFRQKKTSNNQQFAR; from the exons ATGTCTGTGCCTGAGAAAGTTCTGATGCGAAAAATAAGgaaaagagagaagaagaagctACAGATATTGAAGGAGCGAGAAAAGCAAGCACGAAATG AAGATGAAATGGaactttcgaatggattcgaacaacattCCGCAAATAACACTCCAAAAAAAA aaaagagaaagaaaactgAGGCTGATGTGCCTCCAGGTACAgatgataaaaatgaaaataaggaAACTGCGGATT TACCTGGATCAGCAATAGGCTATGATATAACAAATGACACCAGTTTCAAAGTATTAGAAACATTGGTGTGCGATAATACTTTGAAAGCAATCCATGATATGGGTTTCAGAAATATGActgaaattcaagcgaaagcaATACCACCATTGTTAGAAGGCAGGGATTTAGTGGGTGCTGCTAAAACAGGATCTGGAAAGACTTTAGCATTTTTAATACCAGCAATTGAGctaatttataaattgaaattcaTGCCTCGTAATG GCACAGGTTGTGTTATTATATCTCCAACACGAGAATTGTCCATGCAAACGTTTGGAGTTTTAAAAGAGCTAATGAAATATCACTATCATACGTATGGTTTGTTAATGGGAGGTGCAAATAGGCAAACTGAAGCTCAGAAACTTTCAAAAGGAATTAACATTGTTGTAGCAACACCTGGTAGATTATTGGATCACCTGCAGAATACAACAGACTTCTTGTTTAAAAATCTTCAGTGTTTGGTTATTGACGAAGCTGACCGTATTTTGGACATTGGGTTTGAGGAAGAGCTCaagcaaattataaatattttaccaA AAAAGAGACAAACAATGTTGTTCAGCGCTACGCAAACAAGAAAAACTGAAATGTTAACAACTTTAGCATTGAAAAAAAAACCGATTTACGTTGGCGTTGATGATGATAAGGATAAAGCAACGGTTGAAGGTTTGGAACAGGGATACGTGTGTTGCCCTAGCGAGAAAAGATTCTTACTGTTATTTACTTTCTTGaagaaaaatcgaaaaaaaaAAGTGATGGTTTTCTTCAGCTCTTGTATGTCGGTCAAGTATCACAATGAGCTTTTGAATTACATTGATTTACCAGTATTAAGTATACAT GGAAAACAAAAGCAGACGAAGAGAACGACAACATTCTTCCAATTTTGTAACGCGACTTCTGGTATACTTCTTTGTACCGACGTAGCAGCTCGTGGTCTTGATATTCCTGCCGTTGATTGGATCATTCAATACGATCCACCCGATGATCCTAAG GAATATATTCATCGGGTTGGTAGAACTGCCCGAGGAGAAGGCAGCAGTGGACATGCCTTATTAATTTTGAGGCCAGAAGAACTCGGTTTTCTCCGTTATCTTAAACAAGCAAAGGTTCCGGTAAATGAATTCGATTTTTCATGGAATAAAATTGCGGATATCCAACTGCAG CTTGAAAAGTTAATTTCCAAAAATTACTTTTTAAACATGTCAGCAAAAGAGGCATTTAAAGCATACGTGAGAGCGTACGACTCGCACCATTTGAAGCAGATTTTCGACATTGAAACGTTGGATTTGGCAAAAGTTGCGAAATCCTTTGGTTTCCTTGTTCCACCAGCCATAGATTTGA AAGTGTCAGTGAGCAAGAATTCGCGACTTCGATATA TAATTCGAGATGGTTATGGTTACTTTAAAGCCATGAATAATCTGGGTTCAGAGAAAAAATTGCATCGTAGTAAAACTTTCCGTCAGAAAAAAACGTCTAACAATCAACAGTTTGCTAGATAA
- the LOC143259833 gene encoding uncharacterized protein LOC143259833 gives MEVTSEMDKVTDTATEETSATGRATAAAEESSATETATAAAEESSATETATAAAETSSAPPTATAVAGNSEESLDSILTRQREIAAAYESGRASQWRNILGQLARGVARPNLANLVAANRELKKLLRTTMYGPLKRGKKRKGRGGRGGRGGRGGRGGRGGRGGRGGGVGGNCKYILKFY, from the exons atGGAAGTTACAAGTGAGATGGATAAAGTTACGGACACAGCAACGGAGGAAACCTCCGCCACGGGGAGGgcgaccgcggcagcggaggAAAGCTCCGCCACGGAGACAgcgaccgcggcagcggaggAAAGCTCCGCCACGGAGACAGCGACCGCGGCAGCGGAAACATCCTCCGCGCCGCCAACAGCCACCGCGGTCGCAGGGAATTCGGAGGAGTCACTCGACTCGATTTTGACGCGGCAGCGGGAAATCGCTGCCGCATACGAGTCagggagggct tcacaatggaggaacatattgggccaGCTGGCCAGAGGGGTGGCCAGGCCAAACCTGGCAAACCTTGTAGCGgcgaat AGAGAGCTGAAGAAGCTACTCAGGACAACGATGTATGGCCCCCTGAAGAGGGGGAAAAAAAGGAAagggagaggaggaagaggaggaagaggaggaagaggaggaagaggaggaagaggaggcagAGGAGGCAGAGGAGGGGGGGTAGGGGGTAACTGTAAATATATacttaaattttattaa